Proteins encoded together in one Desulfuromonas acetexigens window:
- a CDS encoding plasmid pRiA4b ORF-3 family protein: protein MSERVYLLKIQLLDIEPSIWRRFVVPASITLDRLHDVIQIVMGWTDSHLHEFTIGNKRYTEYPESKEDGLVCGRYRLGDLIKQKGRTFRYLYDFGDGWEHELVLEESRYSNPELRTELACLDGQRACPPEDVGGVPGYFEFLNALKDPNHEEHESYTEWSGGNFDSERFEPESISWELMKYLRWSRDRYQGWGGIE, encoded by the coding sequence ATGAGCGAACGAGTTTATCTGCTGAAAATACAGCTGCTTGACATCGAACCATCAATCTGGCGGCGTTTTGTCGTGCCCGCCAGCATCACGCTGGATCGACTACACGACGTCATCCAGATTGTCATGGGTTGGACCGACAGCCACCTGCACGAGTTCACCATCGGGAATAAACGATACACGGAATATCCGGAATCAAAGGAAGACGGGCTGGTGTGCGGCAGGTATCGTCTCGGGGATCTGATCAAACAGAAAGGGCGCACTTTCCGCTATCTGTATGATTTCGGAGACGGTTGGGAGCATGAACTTGTGCTTGAGGAAAGCCGCTATTCCAATCCTGAACTGAGAACGGAACTGGCCTGCCTTGATGGTCAACGAGCCTGCCCGCCAGAAGATGTGGGCGGCGTGCCCGGTTACTTTGAATTTTTAAATGCGCTGAAAGACCCGAATCACGAGGAACACGAAAGTTATACGGAATGGTCCGGGGGCAACTTTGACAGTGAGCGATTTGAACCCGAATCGATCAGCTGGGAGCTGATGAAATACCTCCGCTGGTCTCGGGACAGGTATCAAGGCTGGGGAGGGATCGAATGA
- a CDS encoding Fic family protein — protein MKYQPPYTITPEILNRVAAISEAIGRLTVLTDQARALRLRRINRIRTIRGSLAIEGNTLSEAQITAILEGKRVIAPPREVHEVKNALAAYDQFDTWKPSSEKDLLEAHRILMSGLIDETGLYRHGGVGVMAGQEVIHMAPPADRVPQLMGDLFGWLAATDAHPLIASSVFHYEFEFIHPFADGNGRMGRLWQSLILARRNPLFVDIPVESLIFEHQAEYYQAIQESTQKTNSAPFIAFMLRMILDTVTSSTPEVAPEVTPEVRLLSVLAGEMTRQQLKEALGLKDDEHFRKAYLLPALDAGLIEMTIPDKPRSSKQKYRLTDKGRQVMARHGGGKLATDSRHGL, from the coding sequence ATGAAATATCAGCCACCCTACACCATCACTCCCGAGATCCTGAACCGGGTCGCTGCAATCAGCGAGGCCATCGGGCGATTGACCGTGCTCACCGATCAGGCGAGAGCCTTGCGGCTAAGGCGTATCAATCGTATCCGCACCATTCGCGGTTCGCTGGCCATCGAAGGCAACACCCTGAGCGAGGCGCAGATTACAGCGATTCTTGAGGGCAAGCGGGTCATCGCCCCGCCCCGCGAGGTGCATGAGGTGAAGAACGCCCTGGCCGCCTACGACCAGTTCGACACCTGGAAACCCTCATCGGAAAAGGATCTGCTGGAGGCGCACCGGATACTCATGTCCGGCCTGATCGACGAGACAGGGCTGTATCGGCATGGCGGCGTGGGCGTGATGGCGGGCCAAGAGGTGATCCACATGGCCCCGCCCGCCGACCGGGTGCCGCAACTGATGGGTGACCTCTTCGGCTGGCTGGCCGCCACCGACGCCCATCCGCTCATCGCCAGTTCGGTCTTTCACTACGAATTCGAGTTCATCCATCCCTTCGCCGACGGCAACGGCCGCATGGGGCGGCTGTGGCAGAGCCTGATCCTGGCCCGCAGGAATCCCCTGTTCGTCGACATCCCGGTGGAAAGCCTGATCTTCGAGCATCAAGCCGAGTACTACCAAGCCATTCAGGAAAGCACCCAAAAGACCAATTCGGCGCCCTTCATCGCATTCATGCTGCGGATGATTCTGGATACGGTGACCAGCTCGACCCCGGAAGTAGCGCCGGAAGTCACCCCGGAAGTTCGACTGCTCTCAGTTCTTGCCGGAGAGATGACCCGGCAACAGCTCAAAGAGGCGCTCGGGCTGAAAGATGATGAGCATTTCCGCAAGGCCTATCTGCTCCCGGCTCTGGATGCCGGTCTGATTGAAATGACCATCCCCGACAAGCCGCGCAGCAGCAAGCAGAAATACCGTCTGACCGACAAGGGCCGTCAAGTGATGGCCCGACACGGCGGTGGAAAACTTGCGACAGACTCGCGACACGGCTTGTGA
- a CDS encoding type I restriction endonuclease subunit R, which yields MKQTSEAAFETAIEAVLLNDGYNKLASGAFDTERAIFPDEALTFIRETQAKTWEKLEALHGAETGARVLQALTKWLDTHGALTTLRHGFKCFGKTLRIAFFRPAHGLNPELEARYRANRLGITRQLYFSGKNKKSLDVALSVNGIPVVTLELKNPLSGQTAANAIHQYRHDRDPREPIFLFTKRTLVHFAVDTEEAHMTTRLAGTSTHFLPFNKGWDGGAGNEPDKQGRNYKTAYLWEEVLQRDSLLDLLARFLHLDIDEKVSDDGKKVRKETMIFPRYHQLQAVRQMVAAAGSEGVGHNYLVEHSAGSGKSNTIGWLAHRLSSLHNERDERIFDSVVVITDRVVLDRQLQNTIYQFDHRQGVVQKIDEDSRQLAEALESGVPIIITTLQKFPFVSSQLMKMAEERGEGSSHLPTRKYAVIIDEAHSSQSGETATELKGVLGGAELIRKAREAAQEEGEAELERLFRAMAKRGRQPNMSFFAFTATPKHKTLAIFGRNGEPFHRYIMRQAIEEGFIEDMLKSYVSYKTYYKLIKKAEDDPNVERKKAARALARFMRLHPHNIGQKTEVMVEHFQQHTRHKIGGHAKAMVVTGSRLEAVRYKQEFDRYISEKGYPIKSLVAFSGTVEDDKVPEKTYTEVEMNHGLKEKELPETFAKPDYRVLLVAEKYQTGFDQPLLHTMYVDKRLAGIQAVQTLSRLNRTHPLKDDTFVLDFVNDPDDIQEAFRQYYDGSVMGEEVDPDRLYEVKAELDGSGIYLQDEVDGFSRIFFAPKRRQSPADHKNMNALLDQAVARFAQLQNDEEDEAELWRGKTQAFRNLYSFLSQVIPYQDSDLEKLFTYLRHLALKLPKRKTGPGYQFDEEVELDYYRLQKISEGSINLAEGYAKPLDGPREVGTGEVREEYVTLSRLIDIINERFGAELSEADQLFFDQIAEAASQNESLRKAAEVNSLDKFQLVFRQVLESLFIERMELNEELFTDYMSKPELQDVVSKWLGSQVYDRLGGSKDSIVYPKT from the coding sequence ATGAAACAAACCTCCGAAGCCGCCTTTGAAACCGCCATCGAAGCGGTGTTGCTGAATGACGGTTACAACAAACTGGCCTCAGGCGCTTTCGACACCGAACGGGCCATCTTCCCCGACGAGGCGCTGACCTTCATCCGCGAGACCCAAGCCAAGACCTGGGAGAAACTCGAAGCCCTGCACGGCGCGGAGACCGGCGCGCGGGTGTTGCAGGCGCTCACCAAATGGCTCGACACCCACGGCGCGCTGACCACCCTGCGCCACGGCTTCAAATGCTTCGGCAAAACCCTGCGCATCGCCTTTTTCCGCCCGGCTCACGGCCTCAACCCGGAACTTGAAGCGCGCTACCGCGCCAACCGGCTGGGCATCACCCGGCAGCTTTATTTCAGCGGCAAGAACAAGAAATCACTGGATGTGGCGTTGTCGGTCAACGGCATCCCGGTGGTGACGCTTGAGCTGAAAAATCCCCTCTCCGGCCAGACGGCGGCCAATGCCATTCACCAATACCGCCACGACCGCGACCCGCGCGAGCCGATCTTCCTTTTTACCAAGCGCACTCTGGTGCATTTCGCCGTGGATACCGAAGAGGCCCACATGACCACGCGCCTGGCCGGGACCAGCACCCATTTTCTGCCCTTCAACAAGGGCTGGGATGGCGGGGCGGGCAATGAGCCGGACAAGCAAGGCCGCAACTACAAGACCGCCTACCTGTGGGAAGAAGTTTTGCAGCGCGACAGCCTGCTGGATCTGCTGGCGCGCTTCCTTCATCTGGATATTGACGAGAAGGTCAGCGACGATGGCAAGAAGGTGCGCAAGGAGACGATGATCTTTCCCCGCTACCACCAGTTGCAGGCGGTGCGGCAGATGGTGGCGGCGGCGGGCAGCGAGGGCGTCGGGCATAACTATCTGGTGGAACACTCGGCGGGGAGCGGCAAGAGCAACACCATCGGCTGGCTGGCCCACCGGCTTTCCTCCCTGCACAACGAGCGGGACGAGCGTATCTTCGACAGCGTGGTGGTGATCACCGACCGGGTGGTGCTCGACCGCCAGTTGCAGAACACCATCTACCAGTTCGACCACCGTCAGGGTGTGGTACAGAAGATCGACGAGGACTCGCGGCAACTGGCCGAGGCGCTGGAATCGGGCGTGCCGATCATCATCACCACCTTGCAGAAATTCCCCTTCGTCTCCAGCCAGCTGATGAAAATGGCCGAGGAGCGCGGTGAAGGCAGCAGCCATCTACCGACGCGCAAATACGCGGTGATCATCGACGAAGCACACAGCTCCCAGTCGGGGGAGACGGCCACCGAACTCAAAGGCGTGCTGGGTGGTGCCGAGCTGATCCGCAAGGCCCGTGAAGCAGCGCAAGAGGAAGGCGAAGCGGAGCTGGAGCGGCTGTTTCGCGCCATGGCCAAGCGCGGCCGTCAGCCCAATATGAGTTTCTTCGCCTTCACCGCCACCCCCAAGCATAAAACCCTGGCCATCTTCGGCCGAAATGGCGAACCCTTCCACCGCTACATCATGCGTCAGGCCATCGAGGAAGGCTTCATCGAGGATATGCTGAAGAGCTACGTCAGCTACAAGACCTACTACAAGCTGATCAAGAAAGCCGAGGACGATCCCAACGTCGAGCGCAAGAAGGCGGCCCGGGCGCTGGCGCGCTTCATGCGTCTGCATCCGCACAACATCGGCCAGAAGACCGAGGTGATGGTTGAGCACTTCCAGCAGCATACCCGCCACAAGATCGGCGGCCACGCCAAGGCGATGGTGGTCACCGGTTCGCGCCTGGAGGCGGTGCGCTACAAGCAGGAGTTCGACCGCTATATCAGCGAAAAGGGCTATCCCATCAAGAGCCTGGTGGCCTTTTCCGGCACGGTGGAAGACGACAAGGTGCCCGAGAAGACCTATACCGAAGTTGAGATGAATCACGGCCTGAAGGAAAAGGAACTGCCCGAGACCTTTGCCAAGCCCGATTATCGGGTGCTGCTGGTGGCGGAGAAGTACCAGACGGGCTTCGACCAGCCGTTGTTGCATACCATGTACGTGGACAAGCGGTTGGCCGGAATTCAGGCGGTGCAGACCCTCTCGCGCCTGAACCGTACCCATCCGCTGAAGGACGACACCTTTGTGCTCGATTTCGTCAACGACCCGGACGACATTCAGGAGGCGTTTCGCCAATATTACGACGGTTCGGTCATGGGCGAGGAAGTCGATCCGGATCGGCTGTACGAGGTGAAAGCCGAGCTGGACGGGTCGGGCATCTACCTGCAAGACGAGGTGGATGGATTCTCGCGCATCTTCTTTGCGCCCAAGCGCCGCCAAAGCCCGGCCGACCATAAGAACATGAATGCCCTGCTTGATCAGGCGGTGGCCCGCTTTGCCCAGCTACAAAACGACGAAGAGGACGAGGCCGAGCTGTGGCGCGGCAAAACCCAGGCGTTTCGCAATCTCTACAGCTTTTTGAGTCAGGTGATTCCCTATCAGGACAGCGATTTGGAAAAGCTCTTTACCTATCTGCGCCACCTGGCCTTGAAACTGCCCAAGCGCAAGACCGGGCCGGGATACCAGTTCGATGAAGAGGTGGAGCTTGACTACTACCGGCTGCAGAAGATCAGTGAAGGCTCGATCAATCTGGCCGAGGGGTATGCCAAGCCGCTCGACGGGCCGCGTGAGGTAGGCACCGGAGAGGTTCGCGAAGAATACGTAACGCTCTCCCGCCTCATCGACATCATCAACGAGCGTTTCGGTGCCGAGTTGAGCGAAGCGGATCAGCTTTTCTTCGATCAGATCGCCGAGGCAGCAAGCCAGAACGAATCCTTGCGCAAAGCCGCCGAAGTAAACTCCCTCGACAAGTTCCAGTTGGTGTTCCGCCAGGTGCTGGAGTCTCTGTTTATCGAACGCATGGAGCTCAATGAGGAGCTGTTTACCGATTACATGAGCAAACCGGAACTGCAGGATGTGGTTTCCAAATGGCTGGGTAGTCAGGTTTATGACCGGCTGGGTGGTTCGAAAGACAGCATTGTCTATCCGAAGACGTGA
- a CDS encoding four helix bundle suffix domain-containing protein has protein sequence MTEQETLIPKHGGYRKLKSFQVAQLVYDVTVRFCDKYISKRSRTHDQMVQAARSGVQNIAEGSQASATLKKMELKLTQVARASLEELKLDYEDFLRQRGLAQWQRENPLRQALIDRRCETADEVARWVVAVSRSGGPSGQSGQGGQVSEASTVSTMSTKSTELYPELSANAALTLLAVACSLLDRQVARLAADFENEGGFTERLYRVRTAKRRTQR, from the coding sequence ATGACCGAGCAGGAAACCTTGATTCCCAAGCATGGCGGCTACCGCAAGCTGAAGAGTTTTCAGGTGGCGCAGCTGGTCTATGATGTAACGGTGCGCTTTTGCGACAAATACATCAGCAAACGCAGTCGCACCCATGACCAGATGGTGCAGGCGGCGCGCAGCGGGGTGCAGAACATCGCCGAGGGTTCGCAGGCCTCGGCCACCTTGAAGAAAATGGAACTGAAACTGACTCAGGTGGCCCGTGCCAGCCTGGAAGAACTGAAGCTCGACTACGAAGATTTTCTGCGCCAACGGGGGCTGGCGCAGTGGCAGCGCGAAAATCCGCTACGGCAGGCGTTGATCGACCGGCGGTGTGAAACCGCCGATGAGGTGGCAAGGTGGGTGGTGGCGGTGAGTCGGTCAGGTGGACCCAGTGGACAATCTGGACAGGGTGGACAAGTCTCTGAAGCGTCCACGGTGTCCACAATGTCAACGAAGTCCACCGAGCTTTACCCCGAACTGTCGGCCAACGCCGCCCTGACCCTGTTGGCCGTGGCCTGTTCTCTGCTTGATCGACAGGTTGCCCGGTTGGCTGCCGATTTTGAAAACGAAGGCGGCTTTACCGAGCGCCTTTACCGGGTGCGCACCGCCAAACGGAGAACCCAACGATGA